Genomic window (Terriglobales bacterium):
CCGAATCGGGTAACTGCGGAATTGAAATTCCGCAGTTCCGCAGTTCCGCACTTACTGAATGATCTCCGTCAGCGTTCCGGCGCCCACCGTGCGGCCGCCTTCGCGGATGGCGAAGCGCAGCCCCTTTTCCATGGCCACCGGCGTGATCAGCTCGATTTCCAGGTTCACGTTGTCGCCCGGCATTACCAT
Coding sequences:
- the tuf gene encoding elongation factor Tu (EF-Tu; promotes GTP-dependent binding of aminoacyl-tRNA to the A-site of ribosomes during protein biosynthesis; when the tRNA anticodon matches the mRNA codon, GTP hydrolysis results; the inactive EF-Tu-GDP leaves the ribosome and release of GDP is promoted by elongation factor Ts; many prokaryotes have two copies of the gene encoding EF-Tu); this encodes MVMPGDNVNLEIELITPVAMEKGLRFAIREGGRTVGAGTLTEIIQ